One Kitasatospora sp. MAP12-44 DNA segment encodes these proteins:
- the rpsP gene encoding 30S ribosomal protein S16, translating to MAVKIKLKRLGKIRAPHYRIVIADSRTKRDGRAIEEIGIYQPTYNPSKIEVDTDRAQYWLSVGAQPTEPVLAILKLTGDWQKFKGLPAPAPLLVAEPKVEDFSHLFAKAVAGFEDSTTGVAITPKAKKSDKVEADAETTEA from the coding sequence GTGGCAGTCAAGATCAAGCTCAAGCGTCTCGGTAAGATCCGCGCTCCTCACTACCGCATCGTCATCGCCGACTCGCGCACCAAGCGCGACGGCCGTGCGATCGAGGAGATCGGCATCTACCAGCCGACGTACAACCCCTCGAAGATCGAGGTCGACACCGACCGCGCCCAGTACTGGCTGTCCGTCGGCGCCCAGCCGACCGAGCCCGTGCTCGCGATCCTCAAGCTGACCGGTGACTGGCAGAAGTTCAAGGGCCTGCCCGCCCCGGCGCCGCTGCTCGTCGCCGAGCCCAAGGTCGAGGACTTCTCGCACCTCTTCGCGAAGGCCGTTGCGGGCTTCGAGGACAGCACCACCGGTGTTGCCATCACCCCGAAGGCCAAGAAGTCGGACAAGGTCGAGGCTGACGCCGAGACCACCGAGGCCTGA
- a CDS encoding RNA-binding protein translates to MIEDALDHLVKGIVEHPDEVQVRSRNLRRGNTIEVRVHPDDLGKVIGRGGRTARALRTVVGALGGRNVRVDLVDADSIR, encoded by the coding sequence GTGATCGAGGACGCCCTGGACCATCTGGTGAAGGGCATCGTCGAGCACCCCGACGAGGTGCAGGTGCGCTCGCGCAACCTGCGCCGGGGTAACACGATCGAGGTTCGGGTCCACCCCGATGACCTCGGCAAGGTGATCGGTCGGGGCGGCCGGACCGCGCGCGCTCTGCGCACTGTGGTCGGTGCCCTCGGCGGACGCAACGTCCGCGTCGACCTGGTCGATGCGGACAGCATCCGCTGA
- the rimM gene encoding ribosome maturation factor RimM (Essential for efficient processing of 16S rRNA), with protein sequence MQLVVGRIGRAHGIKGDVSVEVRTDEPELRLGPGAVLLTDPASAGPLTVESGKVHSGRLLLRFVGVADRNAAEALRNTMLIAEVDPEEMPEDPEEYYDHQLIGLDVLLLDGTPIGELTEVVHLPYQDLLTVERPDGTEVLIPFVSRIVPTVDLENQRVLIDPPGGLIDPENAEDAGDAGSSE encoded by the coding sequence GTGCAGCTCGTCGTCGGCCGGATCGGCCGTGCCCACGGGATCAAGGGGGACGTCAGCGTCGAGGTCCGGACGGACGAGCCGGAGCTCCGGCTCGGCCCGGGTGCGGTGCTGCTCACCGACCCCGCCTCCGCCGGCCCGCTGACCGTCGAGTCGGGCAAGGTGCACAGCGGACGGCTGCTGCTGCGCTTCGTCGGGGTCGCGGACCGCAACGCCGCCGAGGCGCTGCGCAACACGATGCTGATCGCCGAGGTCGACCCGGAGGAGATGCCGGAGGACCCGGAGGAGTACTACGACCACCAGCTGATCGGCCTGGACGTCCTGCTGCTGGACGGCACGCCGATCGGCGAGCTGACCGAGGTCGTCCACCTGCCCTACCAGGACCTGCTCACGGTGGAGCGGCCGGACGGCACCGAGGTGCTGATCCCGTTCGTCTCGCGGATCGTGCCGACCGTCGACCTGGAGAACCAGCGGGTCCTCATCGACCCGCCCGGCGGCCTGATCGACCCCGAGAACGCCGAGGATGCCGGGGACGCCGGGAGCTCGGAGTGA
- the trmD gene encoding tRNA (guanosine(37)-N1)-methyltransferase TrmD, with amino-acid sequence MRIDVVSIFPEYLEPLNVSLVGKARARGQLDVRLHDLRGWTTDVHRTVDDTPYGGGPGMVMKPEPWGAALDAVLADGPAGLVPTLVVPTPSGVPFTQELAQELAGRPWLAFAPARYEGIDRRVIEEAATRMPVVETSIGDYVLAGGEVAVLVMVEAIARLLPGVLGNAESHRDDSFAPGAMADLLEGPVYTKPAEWRGREVPEVLLSGNHGKIARWRREQAFARTLANRPDLVARWSNGDFDKKDREALSILGLLWDADLGRFRPAVDAVEE; translated from the coding sequence ATGCGGATCGACGTCGTCAGCATCTTCCCCGAGTACCTGGAACCGCTGAACGTCTCGCTGGTCGGCAAGGCGCGCGCCCGCGGCCAGCTCGACGTGCGCCTGCACGACCTGCGCGGCTGGACCACCGACGTGCACCGCACGGTGGACGACACCCCGTACGGCGGCGGGCCCGGCATGGTGATGAAGCCGGAGCCGTGGGGCGCCGCGCTGGACGCCGTGCTGGCCGACGGACCGGCCGGGCTCGTCCCGACCCTGGTGGTGCCCACCCCCAGCGGTGTGCCGTTCACCCAGGAGCTGGCCCAGGAGCTGGCCGGCCGCCCCTGGCTGGCCTTCGCGCCGGCCCGCTACGAGGGCATCGACCGGCGGGTGATCGAGGAGGCCGCCACCCGGATGCCGGTGGTCGAGACCTCGATCGGCGACTACGTACTGGCCGGCGGCGAGGTCGCGGTGCTGGTGATGGTCGAGGCGATCGCCCGGCTGCTGCCCGGCGTCCTCGGCAACGCCGAGTCGCACCGGGACGACTCGTTCGCCCCCGGCGCGATGGCCGATCTGCTGGAGGGCCCGGTCTACACCAAGCCCGCCGAGTGGCGCGGCCGGGAGGTGCCCGAGGTGCTGCTCAGCGGCAACCACGGGAAGATCGCCCGCTGGCGCCGCGAGCAGGCCTTCGCCCGCACCCTGGCCAACCGCCCCGACCTGGTGGCGCGCTGGAGCAACGGCGACTTCGACAAGAAGGACCGCGAGGCGCTCAGCATCCTCGGCCTGCTGTGGGATGCGGACCTGGGCCGATTTCGGCCTGCGGTCGATGCTGTGGAAGAATAG
- the rplS gene encoding 50S ribosomal protein L19, whose product MSNKLAAVDAASLRSDIPAFRAGDTLKVHVRVIEGSRSRVQVFQGVVIRRHGSGIGETFTVRKVSFNVGVERTFPVHTPIVEKIEVVTRGDVRRAKLYYLRDLRGKAAKIKEKRDR is encoded by the coding sequence ATGAGCAACAAGCTCGCTGCTGTCGACGCGGCCTCGCTGCGTTCCGACATCCCGGCCTTCCGCGCCGGTGACACCCTGAAGGTTCACGTCCGGGTCATCGAGGGCAGCCGCTCCCGTGTCCAGGTCTTCCAGGGCGTTGTGATCCGCCGCCACGGCTCCGGCATCGGTGAGACCTTCACCGTCCGCAAGGTCAGCTTCAACGTCGGCGTGGAGCGTACCTTCCCGGTGCACACCCCGATCGTTGAGAAGATCGAGGTCGTCACCCGCGGTGACGTGCGTCGCGCCAAGCTCTACTACCTGCGTGACCTGCGCGGCAAGGCCGCGAAGATCAAGGAGAAGCGCGACCGCTGA
- the lepB gene encoding signal peptidase I — protein sequence MSTHEPIADRDGSPAPEGAGTPSRSAAVSAEEAESAQERGWRVRDLLAIGGACLLILLLVNAFVAQPFVVPSASMENVLRPGDRLVVNKLAYDFGGRVQRGDVVVFDGTGSFVPEDGEPTGTWPDLHKFGAALGLAPSDGSIFVKRVIAVGGDRVTYHVGDQRLTVNGVPLAESDYLFPGDAPSAVGFDIVVPPGELWMMGDHRSDSSDSRDHLGDPGGGFVPEDKVIGRADWVVFPVGRWTHLKRPAGFAAVSAGGNGGHGNPG from the coding sequence ATGAGCACGCATGAACCGATCGCGGACCGCGACGGCAGTCCAGCACCCGAGGGTGCGGGGACGCCGTCGCGGTCCGCGGCTGTTTCTGCGGAGGAAGCCGAGTCCGCGCAGGAGCGCGGCTGGCGGGTGCGGGACCTGCTCGCCATCGGCGGCGCCTGCCTGCTGATCCTGCTGCTGGTCAACGCGTTCGTGGCTCAGCCCTTCGTCGTCCCCTCGGCCTCGATGGAGAACGTCCTGCGGCCGGGTGACCGGCTGGTGGTGAACAAGCTGGCCTATGACTTCGGCGGCCGGGTCCAGCGCGGCGACGTCGTGGTCTTCGACGGCACCGGCTCCTTCGTACCGGAGGACGGCGAGCCCACCGGAACCTGGCCCGACCTGCACAAGTTCGGCGCCGCACTGGGCCTGGCGCCCTCGGACGGCTCGATCTTCGTGAAGCGGGTGATCGCCGTCGGCGGGGACCGGGTGACGTACCACGTGGGCGACCAGCGGCTCACCGTCAACGGAGTGCCGCTCGCCGAGTCGGACTACCTCTTCCCCGGCGACGCGCCCTCCGCCGTGGGCTTCGACATCGTGGTGCCGCCCGGTGAGCTCTGGATGATGGGCGACCACCGCAGCGACTCCAGCGACTCCCGCGACCACCTGGGAGACCCGGGTGGCGGGTTCGTACCCGAGGACAAGGTGATCGGGCGGGCGGACTGGGTGGTCTTCCCGGTCGGCCGCTGGACCCACCTGAAGCGTCCGGCCGGCTTCGCCGCCGTCTCCGCAGGGGGGAACGGTGGCCATGGGAACCCGGGGTAG
- the lepB gene encoding signal peptidase I, which translates to MGTRGRGSEELLEKPAGERGRERGRAQRRRTARRASRRVKRSLVRELPLVGVVALLIALALKTFFVQVFVIPSGSMEQTIQIGDRVLVDKLTPWFGSRPQRGDVVVFKDPGGWLANEPVPSSGGPLGRGIQQAFSYVGLLPSNGEQDLIKRVIGVAGDSVACCDRQGRITVNGTAIDEPYLAAGNPPSRIPFQVKVPPNSLWVMGDHRDVSADSRYHMGNPGGGSVPVKDVVGRAFLIGWPLGRVQQIPAGPAARPVASAAASAAPRDGPGGDPQFAASRPDLLEPSLVMGMLGVPPAIARRRRGKRAGSPRAARRRTARVFRARPPAG; encoded by the coding sequence ATGGGAACCCGGGGTAGGGGCTCCGAGGAGCTGCTGGAGAAGCCCGCCGGTGAGCGCGGGCGCGAGCGCGGGCGCGCCCAGCGGCGCAGAACGGCGCGCCGCGCCTCGCGCCGGGTCAAGCGCTCCCTGGTCCGCGAGCTCCCGCTGGTCGGCGTGGTCGCCCTGCTGATCGCGCTGGCGCTGAAGACCTTCTTCGTGCAGGTCTTCGTGATCCCGTCCGGCTCGATGGAGCAGACCATCCAGATCGGTGACCGGGTGCTGGTGGACAAGCTGACGCCCTGGTTCGGCAGCCGACCCCAGCGCGGCGACGTGGTGGTGTTCAAGGACCCGGGCGGCTGGCTGGCGAACGAGCCCGTGCCGAGCAGCGGCGGGCCCCTCGGCCGGGGCATCCAACAGGCCTTCAGCTACGTCGGGTTGCTGCCCTCCAATGGTGAACAGGACCTGATCAAGCGGGTGATCGGGGTGGCCGGCGACTCGGTGGCCTGCTGCGACCGGCAGGGCCGGATCACCGTCAACGGCACGGCGATCGACGAGCCGTACCTCGCGGCGGGCAACCCGCCCTCGCGCATCCCGTTCCAGGTGAAGGTGCCGCCCAACAGCCTCTGGGTGATGGGCGATCACCGGGACGTCTCGGCCGACTCCCGCTACCACATGGGCAATCCGGGCGGCGGCAGCGTGCCGGTGAAGGACGTGGTCGGGCGGGCCTTCCTGATCGGCTGGCCGCTCGGGCGAGTTCAGCAGATCCCGGCCGGTCCGGCGGCCAGGCCGGTCGCCTCGGCCGCCGCCTCCGCCGCGCCGCGGGACGGTCCCGGAGGCGATCCGCAATTCGCGGCGTCCAGGCCGGATCTGTTGGAACCCTCGCTCGTTATGGGGATGTTGGGCGTTCCTCCGGCCATCGCCCGACGGCGGCGCGGGAAGCGTGCCGGCAGCCCCCGGGCTGCCCGGCGGCGGACCGCGCGGGTCTTTCGGGCCCGTCCCCCCGCGGGTTGA
- the lepB gene encoding signal peptidase I has protein sequence MGDLVIGARAGAGEPEGSGNHAAQSTESAEPSEPADESAGGRGGQAEVPEEPVEREKPPGERTKQRSFWKELPILVGIALVLALVIKTFFVQAFSIPSESMQNTLQVGDRVLVDKLTPWFGSTPDRGEVVVFHDPGGWLADEPSSQSSNTVIRGVQDVLSFIGLMPAANEKDLIKRVVGVGGDTVECDGTGPLKVNGVALNEPYVYPGATACGTKPFGPIKVPPNSLWVMGDHRDDSLDSRFHMDQPGGGSVPDKDVVGRAFVVAWPLNRWSTLPIPSTFSQPGISTQAQGLVPPVAVAAGSLPIAWWVRRKRRD, from the coding sequence GTGGGGGATCTGGTGATCGGCGCCCGCGCAGGAGCAGGTGAGCCCGAGGGCTCCGGCAACCATGCGGCCCAGTCCACCGAATCCGCAGAGCCTTCGGAGCCCGCAGACGAGTCGGCCGGCGGCCGGGGCGGTCAGGCGGAGGTACCCGAGGAGCCCGTGGAGCGGGAGAAGCCACCGGGCGAGCGCACCAAGCAGCGGTCGTTCTGGAAGGAACTTCCGATCCTGGTCGGCATCGCGCTGGTCCTCGCGCTGGTCATCAAGACCTTCTTCGTCCAGGCGTTCTCGATTCCCTCCGAGTCGATGCAGAACACCCTGCAGGTGGGCGACCGGGTGCTGGTGGACAAGCTGACTCCGTGGTTCGGCTCGACGCCGGACCGCGGCGAGGTCGTCGTCTTCCACGACCCGGGCGGCTGGCTGGCCGACGAGCCCAGCTCGCAGAGCAGCAACACGGTGATCCGGGGCGTCCAGGACGTCCTCAGCTTCATCGGCCTGATGCCCGCGGCCAACGAGAAGGACCTGATCAAGCGGGTGGTCGGGGTGGGCGGCGACACGGTGGAGTGCGACGGCACCGGGCCGCTCAAGGTGAACGGCGTGGCGCTCAACGAGCCGTACGTCTACCCGGGTGCGACGGCGTGCGGGACCAAGCCGTTCGGGCCGATCAAGGTGCCGCCGAACAGCCTCTGGGTGATGGGCGACCACCGGGACGACTCGCTGGACTCGCGCTTCCACATGGACCAGCCGGGTGGCGGCAGCGTGCCGGACAAGGACGTCGTCGGGCGCGCCTTCGTGGTGGCCTGGCCGCTGAACCGCTGGAGCACGCTGCCGATTCCGTCCACCTTCAGCCAGCCCGGCATCTCGACCCAGGCGCAGGGCCTGGTTCCGCCGGTCGCGGTGGCGGCGGGTTCGCTGCCGATCGCCTGGTGGGTGCGGCGCAAGCGGCGGGACTGA
- the lepB gene encoding signal peptidase I: MSRLAEATTGPAAGSPKRSRSGGAAVLQGVALALGLVLLVGGFATIALDYRPYSVPTGSMEPTIGAGDTVLARAGGGSGVRRGDVVVFHDQTWGSDKLVKRVVGVGGDKVVCCDAQGQLTVNGTSIDEPYLQHTVLPGIGAALASSTTTAATPFSVTVPPGRLFVLGDNRVGSLDSRVHLDELSGTVATSDVLGRVEATVWPLPHAGLLAGTSAFDPLGGAGGDRNGPLEPAGYAMLVGAALIVLLCLADWVVGRARRLRR, translated from the coding sequence ATGAGCAGGCTCGCCGAAGCAACCACCGGACCGGCCGCCGGCTCGCCGAAGCGCTCGCGCTCGGGCGGCGCCGCGGTGCTGCAGGGCGTGGCGCTGGCGCTGGGCCTGGTGCTGCTGGTGGGCGGATTCGCCACCATCGCGCTGGACTACCGGCCGTACAGCGTGCCGACCGGCTCGATGGAGCCGACCATCGGCGCCGGCGACACCGTGCTCGCGCGTGCGGGGGGCGGGTCAGGGGTGCGGCGTGGCGACGTGGTGGTCTTCCACGATCAGACCTGGGGCAGCGACAAGCTGGTCAAGCGGGTGGTCGGGGTGGGCGGCGACAAGGTGGTCTGCTGCGACGCCCAGGGGCAGCTGACGGTCAACGGCACGTCGATCGACGAGCCCTATCTCCAGCACACCGTGCTGCCGGGCATCGGTGCCGCCCTCGCCTCCTCCACCACCACGGCCGCCACCCCCTTCTCGGTCACGGTGCCGCCCGGGCGGCTCTTCGTGCTGGGTGACAACCGGGTCGGGTCGCTGGACTCCCGGGTGCACCTGGACGAGCTCTCCGGGACGGTGGCGACCTCGGACGTGCTCGGGCGGGTCGAGGCCACCGTGTGGCCGCTGCCGCACGCCGGCCTGCTCGCGGGGACCTCGGCGTTCGACCCGCTCGGCGGGGCGGGCGGTGACCGGAACGGCCCCCTCGAACCGGCCGGCTACGCGATGCTGGTCGGGGCGGCGCTGATCGTGCTGCTCTGCCTGGCCGACTGGGTGGTCGGACGGGCCCGGCGGCTGCGGCGCTGA
- a CDS encoding NUDIX domain-containing protein: MTVRRRRAARVILLDEADRVLLFHGFDPAEPALTWWFTPGGGLEPGEGPREAALRELAEETGLTTVRLGPVVALDRACFSYDGEQYEQEQSFLLARTPTDGTQDGLDCSGSPADEQPQLREARWWTAAELRASTETIYPVRLAELVEQLVAQGPPVVPVRL; encoded by the coding sequence ATGACAGTGCGGCGGCGCAGGGCGGCGCGGGTGATTCTGCTGGACGAGGCGGACCGGGTGCTGCTGTTCCACGGCTTCGACCCCGCCGAGCCCGCCCTGACCTGGTGGTTCACTCCGGGCGGCGGGCTGGAACCGGGGGAGGGGCCGCGCGAGGCGGCGCTGCGCGAGCTCGCGGAGGAGACCGGGCTGACCACGGTGCGGCTGGGGCCGGTGGTCGCGCTCGACCGGGCCTGCTTCTCCTACGACGGCGAGCAGTACGAGCAGGAGCAGTCGTTCCTGCTCGCACGCACCCCCACGGACGGCACCCAGGACGGCCTGGACTGCTCGGGCAGTCCGGCGGACGAGCAGCCGCAGCTGCGCGAGGCGCGCTGGTGGACGGCGGCGGAGCTGCGGGCCAGCACCGAGACGATCTACCCGGTACGGCTCGCGGAGCTGGTCGAGCAGCTGGTGGCCCAGGGGCCGCCAGTCGTTCCGGTACGGCTCTGA
- a CDS encoding DUF2469 domain-containing protein, whose translation MSAEDLEKYETEMELKLYREYKDVVGLFKYVIETERRFYLTNDYELQVHSVQGEVFFEVSMADAWVWDMYRPARFVRKVRVLTFKDVNVEELAKSDLELPSDEAGFGN comes from the coding sequence ATGAGTGCCGAAGATCTCGAAAAGTACGAGACCGAGATGGAGCTCAAGCTCTACCGGGAGTACAAGGATGTCGTCGGCCTGTTCAAGTACGTGATCGAGACCGAACGGCGGTTCTACCTCACCAACGACTACGAGCTGCAGGTGCACTCGGTCCAGGGTGAGGTGTTCTTCGAGGTCTCGATGGCTGACGCCTGGGTGTGGGACATGTACCGGCCGGCCAGATTTGTGCGCAAGGTCAGGGTGCTGACCTTCAAGGACGTCAATGTCGAGGAGCTCGCCAAGAGCGACCTGGAGCTCCCGTCGGACGAGGCGGGCTTTGGCAACTGA
- a CDS encoding YraN family protein gives MIAVQNAQTALGRYGEEVAARWLGSGGFRVLERNWRCSAGELDIVVLDGDTVAVCEVKTRSERGFQEPAEAIGPAKAERLRRLAERWLSERWPVHFALLAQGVAGPCPDSPPGCTAPLPPGGVRIDLVCVVSRVKGAASVEHLRGVI, from the coding sequence GTGATCGCCGTGCAGAACGCACAGACTGCCCTCGGCCGCTACGGCGAGGAGGTGGCGGCACGCTGGCTCGGTTCGGGTGGCTTTCGGGTTCTGGAGCGCAACTGGCGCTGCTCGGCCGGTGAGCTCGACATCGTGGTGCTGGACGGCGACACGGTGGCTGTGTGCGAGGTCAAGACCAGATCCGAGCGCGGGTTCCAGGAGCCGGCGGAGGCGATCGGCCCGGCCAAGGCCGAGCGGCTGAGACGGCTGGCCGAGCGCTGGCTGAGCGAGCGCTGGCCGGTGCACTTCGCGCTGCTGGCGCAGGGTGTCGCCGGGCCGTGCCCGGACTCCCCGCCGGGGTGCACCGCGCCGCTGCCACCGGGCGGGGTCCGGATCGACCTGGTCTGCGTGGTCAGCCGGGTCAAGGGCGCCGCGTCGGTCGAGCACCTGCGGGGGGTGATCTGA